A DNA window from Salvelinus sp. IW2-2015 linkage group LG4q.1:29, ASM291031v2, whole genome shotgun sequence contains the following coding sequences:
- the rpl7a gene encoding LOW QUALITY PROTEIN: large ribosomal subunit protein eL8 (The sequence of the model RefSeq protein was modified relative to this genomic sequence to represent the inferred CDS: inserted 1 base in 1 codon) — MVSPKGKKSKGKKVAPAPSVAKKHEAKKVVNPLFEKRPKNYGIGQDIQPKRDLTRFVKWPRYIRLQRQRSILYKRLKVPPAINQFTQALDRQTATQLFKLAHKYRPETKQEKKQRLLARAEQKAAGKGDTPTRRPPVLRAGVNTVTTLVESKKAQLVVIAHDVDPIELVVFLPALCRKMGVPYCIVKGKARLGRLVHRKTCTSVAFTQTNPEDKGSLAKLVEAIKTNYNDRYEEIRRHWGXWYHGSKVHGPYCQA, encoded by the exons ATGGTGAGT CCTAAAGGCAAGAAGTCTAAGGGGAAGAAGGTGGCACCAGCTCCTTCTGTGGCCAAAAAGCATGAGGCCAAGAAAGTGGTCAACCCCCTGTTCGAGAAGAGGCCGAAGAACTATGGCATTG GtcaggacatccagccaaagcGTGATTTGACACGCTTTGTGAAATGGCCCCGCTACATCCGCCTGCAGAGGCAGCGCTCCATCCTGTACAAGCGTCTGAAGGTACCCCCAGCGATCAACCAGTTCACCCAGGCACTAGACCGCCAGACTG CCACACAGCTGTTCAAGCTTGCCCACAAGTACAGGCCGGAGACCAAGCAGGAGAAGAAGCAGAGGCTGCTGGCCCGCGCTGAACAGAAGGCCGCTGGAAAGGGAGATACCCCAACAAGGAGGCCACCTGTTCTCCGTGCAG GTGTGAACACTGTCACCACTCTGGTGGAAAGCAAGAAGGCCCAGCTGGTGGTCATTGCCCACGATGTGGACCCTATTGAG CTGGTGGTCTTCCTGCCTGCTCTGTGTCGCAAGATGGGCGTCCCTTACTGCATTGTCAAGGGCAAggccaggctgggaagactggtGCACAGAAAGACCTGTACCTCAGTCGCCTTCACACAGACAAACCC TGAAGACAAAGGTTCCCTTGCCAAGCTGGTGGAAGCCATCAAGACCAACTACAATGACCGATATGAGGAG ATCCGTCGTCACTGGG GGTGGTATCATGGGTCCAAAGTCCACGGCCCGTATTGCCAAGCTTGA
- the med22 gene encoding mediator of RNA polymerase II transcription subunit 22 isoform X3, translating into MANQRALPQSKESLLQNYNKRLKDDIRSILDNLTEIIKTAKVEDETQVSRATQAEQDHYEMHVRAANIVRAGESLMKLVSDLKQFLILNDFPSVNEAISLQNQQLRSLQEECDKKLTSLRDEIAIDLYELEEEYYSSRYK; encoded by the exons ATGGCCAATCAAAGAGCGCTCCCTCAAAGCAAGGAGAGTCTTCTTCAGAACTACAACAAAAGACTGAAGGATGATATCAGGTCCATTCTAGATAACCTCACAGAAATCATAAAAACCGCAAAG GTAGAGGACGAGACACAGGTCTCTCGGGCTACACAGGCTGAGCAGGACCACTATGAGATGCACGTCAGAGCAGCCAACATT GTGCGTGCGGGCGAGTCCCTGATGAAGCTAGTGTCGGACCTGAAACAGTTCCTGATCCTCAACGACTTCCCGTCGGTCAACGAGGCCATCAGCCTGCAGAACCAGCAGCTGCGCTCGCTGCAGGAGGAGTGCGACAAGAAGCTCACCTCGCTCCGTGACGAGATCGCCATCGACCTGTACGAGCTAGAGGAAGAATATTACTCCTCCAGGTACAAGTAG
- the surf6 gene encoding surfeit locus protein 6, with translation MASLASKDSYLQKLASKVCAQQQEPRNRPFVPFQGGRVAGPPKKRNKTNHKQISVNSNIAKHQKLPLKPNKKLVITPAQRAPGVAEQKVSKATVPNGVVVETKQKPKGEKPGTKFSTVDILRQRLHEKIEESRGQGTPKDPSSEEVQKKREKRKQERERKKRKRKEFLIKKLAEKAGLEYEPEIKREEAPPPPTAPAAGKRDETAIVFNKVELGDGGFLDKEQKKKEKKNRIKGGLTPLVGKNYKQLLGRVEARKAKLEELREKDEGKAKVQEEKMKWTNVLYKAEGLKIKDDEDLLRASLKRKEKMRSQRKKKWTDRSETVVEKMQRRQDKRRRNIQKNNKGKVEKKKDRARKRGRVLPEDLKKAQV, from the exons ATGGCAAGTCTTGCTTCAAAGGACTCATACCTTCAGAAATTGGCGAGTAAAGTATGTGCTCAACAGCAAGAACCAAGGAATAGGCCATTTG TCCCTTTTCAAGGTGGACGTGTGGCTGGCCCTCCAAAGAAGAGAAACAAAACCAATCACAAGCAGATAAGTGTAAACAGCAACATAGCGAAACACCAGAAGTTACCTTTGAAGCCTAACAAGAAGCTTGTCATCACCCCAGCACAGAGAGCACCTGGTGTAGCAGAACAGAAGGTCTCAAAAGCTACAGTTCCAAATGGGGTGGTGGTTGAGACTAAACAGAAGCCCAAAG GTGAAAAGCCGGGTACTAAATTCTCCACGGTAGATATTCTACGGCAGAGACTTCATGAGAAGATTGAGGAGTCTCGTGGGCAG GGAACCCCTAAGGACCCATCCTCTGAGGAGGTGCAGAAgaagcgagagaagagaaagcagGAGAGGGAGCGCAAGAAGAGGAAGCGTAAAGAGTTCCTCATTAAGAAGCTCGCTGAGAAAGCTGGCTTAGAGTATGAGCCTGAGATCAAAAGGGAAGaggcccctcctcctcccaccgcACCAGCTGCGGGCAAGCGGGACGAGACGGCCATCGTCTTCAACAAGGTGGAGCTGGGCGATGGTGGGTTCTTGGACAAAGagcagaagaagaaggagaagaagaaccGGATAAAAGGCGGCCTGACACCGCTGGTGGGCAAGAACTACAAGCAGTTGCTGGGGCGTGTGGAGGCTCGCAAGGCTAAGCTGGAGGAGCTGCGGGAGAAGGATGAGGGCAAGGCCAAGGTGCAGGAGGAGAAGATGAAGTGGACCAATGTGCTGTACAAGGCAGAGGGTCTGAAGATCAAGGATGACGAGGACCTGCTGAGGGCCTCGCTCAAGAGGAAAGAGAAGATGCGCTCGCAGCGGAAGAAGAAGTGGACGGACCGCAGCGAGACGGTGGTGGAGAAGATGCAAAGGCGACAGGACAAGAGACGCAGGAACATCCAGAAGAACAACAAGGGCAAAGTGGAGAAGAAAAAGGACCGGGCCAGGAAGAGGGGCCGCGTGCTGCCGGAAGACCTGAAGAAGGCTCAGGTGTAG
- the surf1 gene encoding surfeit locus protein 1 — translation MGSLTFMFACSAKTLKMIKNNSHAIYFKRTLLLPRLPLFKQSEGKCINLGRLSSSTAARAAKGEDSFLKWLLLLIPVTTFGLGTWQVKRREWKIKLIAELRSLTSVEPIPLPIDPLELNNLEYRRVKVRGHYDHSQEMYILPRSPVDPEKEAREAGQLSSSGDTGANVVTPFYCSDLGITILVNRGYVPRKKIKPETRMKGQVDDEVDLVGVVRLTEIRKPFVPQNNVEHNRWHYRDLETMARVTGAEQIFIDADLASTIPGGPIGGQTRVTLRNEHMQYIMTWYGLCAATSYMWYAKFIKRIV, via the exons ATGGGCAGTTTAACATTTATGTTCGCGTGCTCTGCTAAGACCTTGAAGATGATCAAAAATAAC TCACATGCAATTTATTTCAAGAGGACTCTATTATTGCCACGACTGCCTCTCTTCAAACAATCAGAAG GCAAGTGTATCAACTTAGGTCGACTGTCAAGCTCCACAGCTGCCAGGGCAGCGAAGGGAGAGGACTCCTTCCTCAAATGGCTCCTGCTTCTGATTCCTGTCACCACATTTGGTCTTGGGACATGGCAG GTGAAACGTCGGGAATGGAAAATTAAGTTGATTGCAGAACTGAGAAGTCTTACCTCCGTGGAACCCATTCCTCTTCCTATTGA TCCTCTGGAGTTGAACAATCTGGAGTACAGGAGAGTAAAGGTGCGTGGGCACTATGACCACTCCCAGGAGATGTACATCTTACCACGCTCGCCTGTCGACCCAGAGAAAGAGGCAAGGGAGGCAGGCCAGCTGTCATCCAGTGGAGATACTGGAGCCAATGTCGTTACTCCGTTCTACTGCAGTGACCTAgg GATCACAATCCTTGTAAACAGAGGATATGTTCCTAGGAAGAAGATCAAACCAGAAACCAGGATGAAGGGACAG GTGGATGACGAGGTTGACCTGGTAGGTGTGGTGAGGCTGACAGAGATCCGCAAACCCTTTGTGCCACAAAACAACGTGGAGCACAACCGCTGGCACTACCGTGACCTGGAGACGATGGCTAGAGTCACAGGGGCCGAGCAGATCTTCATCGATGCTGACCTGG CCAGCACAATTCCGGGTGGACCTATAGGAGGACAGACCCGAGTCACCCTCAGGAATGAACATATGCAGTACATTATGACGTG gTATGGCCTCTGTGCAGCAACCTCTTACATGTGGTATGCCAAGTTCATCAAAAGGATTGTGTAA